The DNA region aATGAATACGCGTCTTCCTTACAAGGCATACacaaattaataaatataaataaataaatatatatatatatatatataaatatgttcatataattttgtaaTATCCCTTTTGAATTTTCAAAGAATCAAAGGGTTACTACAATACCTCAGAAAGgttatataacaaatatttcttcacattaaaaagaaatattatataaaaaaaaataatacaaatataatatatatataatatatacaatatatatataatatatattatattatattatataatcgggtgcatatatatgtcccatataattatttaattcgtcataatatttattttattcaatATGCATATGTTTCACCTTACTGTACTTATTTCACATAATTATGAAAGATCAAatattacaatatatacataaaaaaatatatttacataattaaatattatatttttttattaaaaatgtataaaaaaatatatatatatatattataataagaggaatattaatttgtatttttggtataatataatttttttttaattatttatatataattatattttaaaataaatttttctaaaattataaaaaagtgataaataaatatatatattatatatatatatataatatatgagatatattattattccctatttaattatatatatataatataatatatatgctttttttttttataaagaaaaaaaaaaaaataaaaaccaataaataatataataagagtattataataatatatatattataataatataatgatataaaaaaaaaattattcttttttgataatatcaataaatatatattttttgtttttaagTAGAGCcacttatatattattttataagtattaacctaaataattttttaatttttctatttaatttatttgattttttttcatattaaaaaaagaaaaaaaacatttattctttttggtaattatatatatatttatttaatctttttattatatgttcacataaaaatataccacatatatatatatatatataagaacaaatgttttatttatttatatattttttttgttaacCTTTTTTCGTTTACTGAAATATTTGGAAAAAGGCTATgaggaaataaaaaagcaaaaaacaaaaaaactgaagattataatatattttgtgaaacttaaaaatatattatttataaatatataataaattatttaagattatatatattatatatttgatataataatgttatatatatatatatatatatatatatgtattttcccttttttcatataataataataatacattaaaaccatatttttgtaatatatgaacaatTTTAAGTAGTaaagtaataaaataaattataagaCCGAAATATATGAAAACATAAGTTAACTAAAAAtcaaatgaatatataaatttgtgtatatatataaatgtattttttaaaaaaaattataaatatatatatatatttcatttttttttttttgttgtcgttgttcatttttattaaataataaaatgatactatatgcatattagttgtatttcatttattccctttttttgatatatacatatataatatattatatatatatatatatatataaggacattaatttttattttttttatttattatttattttattttattttttttgtgtgtAAAGATGAGCGAATTAAAAGAGTTCGATgaatttaattttaaaaattatgataattataataataatgaaaaagaaaatgatcAAATACCTTCCAATATACtttatgaagaaaataatgaagTAAGAGCATCATTGGATAAActaaattatatgaatcCTATAGAAAATGTagattataataatatgaacatgtcatcaaataatttctataatgaattaaataaaagagAAAGTGCAAGTTccttattatataacaacaacaataataataatatgaataatatgaataatataaataacaatttgaataataaatataatggTAGTGATATCAAAAATCATgattctttttataaaagtaATTTATCATCACCTATGAAAGAAAATAGAATGTCTTTTGAAAATTCTTATGAAACTTTTTTTGAAAAAGAATCAGATATATCAGACACCGAAGTATCAGATGTCTGGGAAAAAGAAAGATTACAAAGaataaaagaaagaaaagaatatgaagaaaaagaaaaaaaagaaattaaaaaaaaagctGCTCAAGATCTTAAAAAATGGTATGAAGAAATAGCTATCGTtattgaagaaaaaaaaaaattatctaACCAAAAATTATCagaagataaaaaaaaagaacaaaattTCGATAATAAAACATGGTTAAAAGTATCTCAATATCTAGATATGGAAAAAGGAGAATATTTTAAGGAAAATAGTCGAATGAAGCAGGTCCTCCTTAAACTAATACAAAAGGAAAGCTCataggaaaaaaaaaaaaaaaaatatacatagatatatatatatatatatatatttttatttattttacttttttatttatgtgctttattttttcaatattttttttttttttttttcttttttaaaaatctttacattttattaacaGTTTAACAAATTTgtataacaaaaaaaaaaaaaaaaaaaaaaaaaaaaaaaaaaaattttaaaatattaaaaatttttttttttatatttttttttttttttttttttttttttttttttttttttttttttttttttttttttttttttttttttttttttttttttttttttttttttttNNNNNNNNNNNNNNNNNNNNNNNNNNNNNNNNNNNNNNNNNNNNNNNNNNNNNNNNNNNNNNNNNNNNNNNNNNNNNNNNNNNNNNNNNNNNNNNNNNNNNNNNNNNNNNNNNNNNNNNNNNNNNNNNNNNNNNNNNNNNNNNNNNNNNNNNNNNNNNNNNNNNNNNNNNNNNNNNNNNNNNNNNNNNNNNNNNNNNNNNNNNNNNNNNNNNNNNNNNNNNNNNNNNNNNNNNNNNNNNNNNNNNNNNNNNNNNNNNNNNNNNNNNNNNNNNNNNNNNNNNNNNNNNNNNNNNNNNNNNNtattttttttttatttttttttttttttaaatttttttttttttttttttttttttaaaaaaatttaaaatttataaaaaatttaaaaaaatttaaaaaaaaaaaaaaaaaaaaaaaaaaaaaaaaaaaaaaaaaaaattataaaacGTATAAacttatttttttagaagtttttcttattttttttcccaATTGAACATGTTAATAAgcttattatatatgaagCTTTCATTTATCCatgattttttttctgaGAGACGCCTTAGGAGATTTTGCATTTATTGATTCAACCCTTTTGTCATTTTCCACTtcttctatatttttacatttattatgAGTTGTATATACCTTCGTTTGTgtagaaatattatttaccCCTTTTTTGGTTGGACTATTATCTGATAATGCtctaatattttttttttcatttgtcttatgtatatttaatgaTTTTGAAGAATTAACTGAAGCACTTACCTGTCTTGAATGTTTAATTAAATTGGTAGATAATTTTGTAGGTAcattatttacatttagtttatttatttcttttgtatttttatcaCTATTTTTTACTGCTGggatatttttaataacatttttttcaataaatGATATGACTTCCTTAAAATTATCCTTGTCAAATTCTTGAAcatgttttatattattattattattatccaAATTAGATGAATTATCCTCTTGTGatttattcatatgtaacgtatgtatatttatatcatcaattatttcatttttattattttctgGATGTTCcatatttacatttaattccattttcttatttatatatacatgttCTGAATCGTTCATGTTATTtgaagaattatttttttcatacaTATTTACAATATCAATAGTATTTAATTCATTAATGTCTTTACTTAAattatcttcatttaatatatccatttgattatatttcatttcGTTATAATTAGTAATgtcatttattattttatttatattatcataacTGTTTTGTATGgattcattattttctgTATTTAcatgttttttttttgaggTAACATAaaattcattttcattattatacatattcTTATTATGATGTTCACTTTGTAAATCCTTTTTCTCTTTATTAATATCCATATTTGTATTGTCTTCATATGTATTCATAATATCATcactatttttttttttaattttctGTGTAgttgtattatatttactaGTAGCTTCTATAAAACTTTTCTGGAATAAGGAATTATAACTATCgattttttttcttaagtctatatttttttttgcacAGTTTGATAATACAGAATTATTTCTACTGTTATTGCTACTTACTGTTCTTTTTCTACCAgtatataaaacatttatatttttgtttttatattctttttgtgaatcttttttttcataatttcTTAAGAGACTAGTAACTCGTTTATTGCTACTATTATATGTTTGCATATTATTAGCACtgttataattatgatgacaataattaatattattatgatgatgatgattaatatttttgttatgATTATAGTGGTTACTAGTATATTTCTTTGTCGATTCTgaattatgaaaaaattgaaaagaattatttttacatgTCATTTTAAAATGATTTAATGATTTTCTAATAAGTTTAATATTATCCCTTACTGCATgtatattttcataatgCATTTTTCCAAAagatttatttaataaattatttctagaattatttttaaattcattAAAAAGTTGTGGATATTGAGATAATACATGTTCTAATAATTTCTCTGCAGTAATTAAACTTTCATCAAAGGTAATGATTTTATTACATTGATTTTTACACAAatctttataatattgtacttgattaattattaaatttttgtCTTCTATCATTTTTTGTATCATATCATTATGTTCTTTTTCTAAAGATGTTatagaattattatattttttagtatattctttttctttttgtatcatttcatttaaaataatttgtaCTTGTTCAAAAGATTCTTcaaattctttttttagAGAATCAAAATTCTTTTGagtatttttatatttttcttctacattttttaattcttttaatttgtCTTTAATTCtcatattttctttatctttttcatttataagTATGGTGAATTTATCTATTTCATCTTTTATATCGTTgatcatattatttttttcatatgtAACCTTTTGAAGTTTTTCTTCGAGTTCTTGTACTTTTTGACTATACATCTTTTCTTCACCTTCTAATATACCAGtcaaattaaaatatttagCTTTCGTTTCTCctaattctttttttaacatatcactttctttttttaacatatcattttcatttt from Plasmodium gaboni strain SY75 chromosome 14, whole genome shotgun sequence includes:
- a CDS encoding hypothetical protein (conserved Plasmodium protein, unknown function): MSELKEFDEFNFKNYDNYNNNEKENDQIPSNILYEENNEVRASLDKLNYMNPIENVDYNNMNMSSNNFYNELNKRESASSLLYNNNNNNNMNNMNNINNNLNNKYNGSDIKNHDSFYKSNLSSPMKENRMSFENSYETFFEKESDISDTEVSDVWEKERLQRIKERKEYEEKEKKEIKKKAAQDLKKWYEEIAIVIEEKKKLSNQKLSEDKKKEQNFDNKTWLKVSQYLDMEKGEYFKENSRMKQVLLKLIQKESS